The following proteins are co-located in the Solanum pennellii chromosome 1, SPENNV200 genome:
- the LOC107003942 gene encoding soluble inorganic pyrophosphatase 6, chloroplastic-like, whose translation MAAARIMVSASNTLTASLLSKGPLRRPNNFSLCFRNGPVQKKRLFTCSAIYNPQIQTIEEGQPETLDYRVFFADNSGKKISPWHDIPLHLGDGVFNFVVEIPKESSAKMEVATDEQHTPIKQDTKKGKLRYYPYNIHWNYGLLPQTWEDPTFANTEVEGAFGDNDPVDVVEIGESRGKIGQVLKVKPLAALAMIDEGELDWKIVAISLDDPRASLVNDVDDVEKHFPGTLTAIRDWFRDYKIPDGKPANRFALGNKPANKDYALKIITETNESWAKLVKRSIAAGELSLV comes from the exons ATGGCGGCGGCAAGAATCATGGTATCAGCCAGCAACACTTTAACGGCTTCGCTCCTATCGAAAGGTCCATTACGAAGGCCCAACAATTTCAGCCTTTGCTTCAGAAACGGACCGGTGCAAAAGAAGCGTCTTTTCACTTGCAGTGCAATCTACAATCCCCAGATTCAGACTATAGAAGAAGGACAGCCCGAAACCCTAGATTACCGCGTGTTTTTTGCAGACAATTCCGGCAAAAAG ATATCCCCTTGGCATGACATACCACTACATTTGGGTGATGGtgttttcaattttgttgttgAGATCCCCAAAGAATCAAGTGCAAAGATGGAAGTTGCTACAGATGAGCAACACACTCCTATTAAACAAGACACAAAGAAGGGGAAACTTCGATACTATCC ATATAATATTCACTGGAACTATGGATTGCTTCCTCAAACATGGGAAGATCCTACTTTTGCGAATACCGAAGTTGAAGGGGCATTTGGTGATAATGACCCTG TTGATGTTGTTGAGATTGGGGAAAGCCGAGGTAAAATTGGCCAGGTTCTGAAGGTCAAACCTTTAGCTGCTCTGGCAATGATTGATGAAGGAGAACTTGACTGGAAAATAGTTGCTATTTCACTAGACGATCCAAGAGCTTCACTTGTTAATGATGTTGATGATGTGGAAAAACATTTTCCG GGCACTCTCACAGCAATCAGGGACTGGTTTAGAGACTATAAGATACCTGATGGAAAACCTGCTAATAGGTTTGCTCTTGGCAACAAGCCAGCAAACAAG GATTACGCTCTTAAGATTATTACGGAAACCAATGAATCTTGGGCAAAGCTGGTCAAGAGATCAATCGCTGCTGGTGAGCTTTCACTTGTATAA